A part of Marinomonas rhizomae genomic DNA contains:
- a CDS encoding DUF1289 domain-containing protein, which translates to MSETHKTDPNIKSPCIRQCCLDGDDVCVGCYRTITEIMDWQKSTQSQKLEVLANCSIRKKKHDFLHP; encoded by the coding sequence ATGTCAGAAACACATAAAACCGATCCCAATATAAAAAGCCCTTGTATTCGTCAGTGCTGCCTTGATGGTGACGACGTTTGTGTGGGCTGTTATCGAACCATTACTGAAATCATGGATTGGCAAAAATCGACACAAAGTCAGAAATTAGAGGTTTTGGCTAATTGCTCAATACGAAAAAAGAAGCACGACTTCCTACATCCTTAA